A window of Bos taurus isolate L1 Dominette 01449 registration number 42190680 breed Hereford chromosome 19, ARS-UCD2.0, whole genome shotgun sequence contains these coding sequences:
- the CD300LB gene encoding CMRF35-like molecule 7 precursor, which yields MRLPPALLLLSLPGCLSIRGPESVWGRERESLSVQCHYDSGWETSKKWWCRGAWWASCRILVETQGLEREEKGARVSIKDNQRNRSFTVTMQELRPDDADTYWCGIENPGANLGTQIKVTVGPSKSLLSTLRGPGAQDWKNEVPSPPLPEGRRERMVSESECEQDQGTDGWGGRGRDQGRASLPSPAAHRIPEVSLRPLQ from the coding sequence GCTGTTTGTCCATCCGAGGCCCAGAGTCCGTTTGGGGCCGGGAGAGGGAGTCGTTGAGCGTGCAATGTCACTACGACTCCGGATGGGAAACCAGTAAGAAGTGGTGGTGCCGAGGAGCATGGTGGGCCTCATGCCGGATCCTTGTGGAAACCCAGGGATTAGAGCGAGAAGAGAAAGGAGCCCGCGTGTCCATCAAGGACAATCAGAGAAACCGCTCGTTCACAGTGACCATGCAGGAGCTCAGGCCGGATGATGCAGACACTTACTGGTGCGGGATTGAGAACCCTGGAGCCAACCTGGGCACACAAATTAAAGTGACTGTTGGTCCAAGTAAGAGCCTCCTGTCTACGCTCCGGGGCCCTGGTGCTCAGGATTGGAAGAATgaagtcccctccccacccctccccgagGGCAGGAGAGAAAGGATGGTGTCTGAGAGTGAGTGTGAGCAAGACCAAGGGACAGACggatggggaggaaggggaagagacCAAGGCAGAGCATCACTTCCCAGCCCAGCTGCCCACCGCATCCCCGAGGTCTCTCTGAGGCCCCTGCAGTGA